One part of the Salmo salar chromosome ssa28, Ssal_v3.1, whole genome shotgun sequence genome encodes these proteins:
- the LOC106589602 gene encoding WD repeat domain phosphoinositide-interacting protein 1 isoform X1 translates to MEDRETFDGPGGPQDLISSSFNQDTTSLSVGTKSGYRLFSVTSVDKMDCIHEGVECPDVCIVERLFSSSLVVVVSLSMPRRMNVYHFKRGTEICNYSYSNNILSVRLNRQRLVVCLEESVYIHNIKDMKLLKTLLNIPHNPSGLCALSVNHGNSYLAYPGSQTIGEIMVYDANNLRTVTMIPAHDSPLAALTFNVSGTKLASASERGTVIRVFTIPEGQRLFEFRRGMKRYVSISSLSFSLDAQFLCASSNTETVHIFKLEHHNPSRAGESPTWGAYMGKMFTAASTYLPSQVSDMMHQDRAFATVRLNMFGLKNICALATIQKLPRLLVASSDGHIYIYNIDPQEGGECVFVRKHRLFEGDEEPQEEQEEEELEDRRSLPPSNSPSYAATVVLPSTPPSSTTLTGYSDRGAEKGDVIPEHEFTKGPVCLDDENEFPPVSNQSN, encoded by the exons GTCTCTATCAGTGGGCACTAAGTCAGGCTACAGACTCTTCTCTGTCACCTCGGTGGACAAGATGGACTGCATCCATGAAGGAG TGGAGTGTCCAGACGTGTGCATCGTGGAGCGGTTGTTCTCCAGcagtctggtggtggtggtcagtcTCTCCATGCCCCGACGTATGAACGTCTACCACTTCAAGAGGGGAACAGAGATCTGCAACTATAGCTACTCCAACAACATCCTCTCAGTCAGGCTCAACAGACAG AGGCTGGTAGTGTGTCTGGAGGAGTCAGTCTACATCCACAACATCAAAGACATGAAGCTGCTCAAGACGCTGCTCAACATACCACACAACCCCTCAG GTCTCTGTGCCCTCTCTGTGAACCATGGAAACTCCTACCTGGCGTACCCTGGCAGTCAGACCATCGGAGAGATCATGGTTTATGACGCCAACAACCTG AGGACGGTGACgatgatcccagcccatgacagtcCCCTGGCAGCTCTCACATTCAACGTGTCAGGAACTAAACTGGCCAGCGCCTCTGAGAGG ggtacAGTGATCCGAGTGTTCACCATCCCAGAGGGACAAAGACTGTTTGAGTTCCGCAGAGGGATGAAGAG GTACGTGAGTATCAGCTCGTTGTCCTTTAGTTTAGACGCTCAGTTCCTCTGTGCCTCCAGCAACACCGAAACGGTCCATATCTTCAAACTGGAACATCACAACCCCAG TCGAGCGGGGGAATCTCCTACGTGGGGTGCATACATGGGAAAGATGTTCACAGCAGCCAGCACCTACCTTCCCTCCCAGGTCTCTGACATGATGCACCAGGACCGGGCCTTCGCCACCGTGCGACTTAACATGTTCGGACTCAAGAACATCTGCGCCTTGGCCAC GATTCAGAAGCTGCCTCGTCTGCTGGTGGCATCATCAGATGGACATATCTACATCTATAACATCGACccacaggagggaggagagtgtgtgtttgtcaggaAACATAG ACTATTTGAAGGAGATGAGGAGCCACAGGaagaacaggaagaggaggagcttgAGGATAGAAGGTCCCTCCCACCGTCAAACAGCCCATCATATGCTGCCACTGTGGTTCTCCCCTCAACCCCACCCTCTTCTACCACTCTCACAG GCTACTCAGACAGAGGGGCTGAGAAAGGTGATGTGATCCCTGAACATGAGTTTACCAAGGGACCCGTCTGTCTGGATGACGAGAACGAGTTTCCTCCAGTCAGCAACCAGAGCAACTGA
- the LOC106589602 gene encoding WD repeat domain phosphoinositide-interacting protein 1 isoform X2 has product MDCIHEGVECPDVCIVERLFSSSLVVVVSLSMPRRMNVYHFKRGTEICNYSYSNNILSVRLNRQRLVVCLEESVYIHNIKDMKLLKTLLNIPHNPSGLCALSVNHGNSYLAYPGSQTIGEIMVYDANNLRTVTMIPAHDSPLAALTFNVSGTKLASASERGTVIRVFTIPEGQRLFEFRRGMKRYVSISSLSFSLDAQFLCASSNTETVHIFKLEHHNPSRAGESPTWGAYMGKMFTAASTYLPSQVSDMMHQDRAFATVRLNMFGLKNICALATIQKLPRLLVASSDGHIYIYNIDPQEGGECVFVRKHRLFEGDEEPQEEQEEEELEDRRSLPPSNSPSYAATVVLPSTPPSSTTLTGYSDRGAEKGDVIPEHEFTKGPVCLDDENEFPPVSNQSN; this is encoded by the exons ATGGACTGCATCCATGAAGGAG TGGAGTGTCCAGACGTGTGCATCGTGGAGCGGTTGTTCTCCAGcagtctggtggtggtggtcagtcTCTCCATGCCCCGACGTATGAACGTCTACCACTTCAAGAGGGGAACAGAGATCTGCAACTATAGCTACTCCAACAACATCCTCTCAGTCAGGCTCAACAGACAG AGGCTGGTAGTGTGTCTGGAGGAGTCAGTCTACATCCACAACATCAAAGACATGAAGCTGCTCAAGACGCTGCTCAACATACCACACAACCCCTCAG GTCTCTGTGCCCTCTCTGTGAACCATGGAAACTCCTACCTGGCGTACCCTGGCAGTCAGACCATCGGAGAGATCATGGTTTATGACGCCAACAACCTG AGGACGGTGACgatgatcccagcccatgacagtcCCCTGGCAGCTCTCACATTCAACGTGTCAGGAACTAAACTGGCCAGCGCCTCTGAGAGG ggtacAGTGATCCGAGTGTTCACCATCCCAGAGGGACAAAGACTGTTTGAGTTCCGCAGAGGGATGAAGAG GTACGTGAGTATCAGCTCGTTGTCCTTTAGTTTAGACGCTCAGTTCCTCTGTGCCTCCAGCAACACCGAAACGGTCCATATCTTCAAACTGGAACATCACAACCCCAG TCGAGCGGGGGAATCTCCTACGTGGGGTGCATACATGGGAAAGATGTTCACAGCAGCCAGCACCTACCTTCCCTCCCAGGTCTCTGACATGATGCACCAGGACCGGGCCTTCGCCACCGTGCGACTTAACATGTTCGGACTCAAGAACATCTGCGCCTTGGCCAC GATTCAGAAGCTGCCTCGTCTGCTGGTGGCATCATCAGATGGACATATCTACATCTATAACATCGACccacaggagggaggagagtgtgtgtttgtcaggaAACATAG ACTATTTGAAGGAGATGAGGAGCCACAGGaagaacaggaagaggaggagcttgAGGATAGAAGGTCCCTCCCACCGTCAAACAGCCCATCATATGCTGCCACTGTGGTTCTCCCCTCAACCCCACCCTCTTCTACCACTCTCACAG GCTACTCAGACAGAGGGGCTGAGAAAGGTGATGTGATCCCTGAACATGAGTTTACCAAGGGACCCGTCTGTCTGGATGACGAGAACGAGTTTCCTCCAGTCAGCAACCAGAGCAACTGA